In Arthrobacter sp. UKPF54-2, the following are encoded in one genomic region:
- the treY gene encoding malto-oligosyltrehalose synthase — translation MRTPVSTYRLQIRPGFTLQDAAETVPYLKSLGVDWVYLSPILTAEQGSDHGYDVTDPASIDPDRGGPEGLAAVSRAARDAGMGVLVDIVPNHVGVATPVQNPWWWSLLKEGQQSPYARAFDVDWDFGGGRIRIPVLGDDSDVDALEVRDGELRYYDHRFPLAEGSYTAGDDPRAVHDRQHYELVGWRRADNDLNYRRFFAVNTLAGIKVEVPEVFDEAHEEVVRWFREGLVDGLRIDHPDGLADPAGYLRRLREATGGAYLLIEKILEPGEELPAGFECEGTTGYDALADVDRVLVDPAGQAGLDALDASLRGGTPADYEEMIRGTKRRITDGILHSEMLRLARLVPASAGLDAETAVDALSEITAAFPVYRSYLPEGEDVLREACELAARRRPELEPAVQALLPLLLRAGPGADEELGRRFQQTSGMVMAKGVEDTAFFRYTRLGTLTEVGADPTEFAVSTDEFHARMARRHAALPLSMTTLSTHDTKRSEDTRARISVLAELAPEWTASLHRLQDLAPLPDGPLANLLWQAVAGVWPADRDRLQSYAQKAAREAGNSTNWLDPNADFETKLAAAVDAAFDNAEVRAELDALVALLEPYGAANALSAKLVQLTMPGVPDVYQGTEFWDRSLTDPDNRRPFDFGARRAALAALDAGELPASYREDAAKLLVTSRALRLRRDRPELFTGYTAVPATGAAAGHLIAFDRGSGAPGAITLATRLPRGLEQRGGWQDTAIELAAAMTDQLSGRSFGPGTVPVGEILRDYPVALLVPAA, via the coding sequence ATGAGGACCCCGGTCTCCACTTACCGGCTCCAGATCCGGCCCGGCTTCACCCTGCAGGATGCCGCCGAGACCGTGCCCTACCTGAAATCGCTCGGCGTGGACTGGGTCTACCTCTCGCCGATCCTGACCGCGGAACAGGGGTCGGACCACGGCTACGACGTCACCGACCCGGCCTCGATCGACCCGGACCGCGGCGGCCCGGAGGGACTGGCGGCAGTCTCCCGGGCCGCGCGGGACGCCGGCATGGGCGTGCTCGTGGATATCGTGCCCAACCATGTCGGCGTCGCCACCCCGGTGCAAAACCCGTGGTGGTGGTCGCTGCTCAAGGAGGGCCAGCAGTCGCCGTACGCGCGGGCGTTCGACGTCGACTGGGACTTCGGCGGCGGCCGGATCCGGATTCCGGTCCTCGGCGACGACTCGGATGTGGACGCGCTGGAAGTCCGCGACGGCGAGCTGCGCTACTACGACCACCGGTTCCCGCTGGCCGAGGGCAGCTACACGGCAGGGGATGACCCCCGCGCCGTCCACGACCGGCAGCACTATGAGCTGGTGGGTTGGCGCCGTGCGGACAACGACCTGAACTACCGCCGGTTCTTTGCGGTCAACACCCTGGCCGGGATCAAGGTCGAGGTCCCGGAGGTTTTCGACGAGGCGCACGAGGAGGTGGTCCGCTGGTTCCGTGAGGGCCTGGTGGACGGGCTGCGCATCGACCACCCGGACGGTCTCGCGGACCCGGCCGGCTACCTCCGGCGGCTGCGCGAGGCCACCGGCGGGGCCTACCTGCTGATCGAGAAAATCCTGGAGCCCGGCGAGGAGCTTCCCGCCGGCTTCGAGTGCGAGGGAACCACCGGGTACGACGCGCTGGCGGACGTGGACCGGGTCCTCGTGGACCCCGCGGGCCAGGCGGGCCTCGACGCGCTGGATGCCTCGCTGCGCGGCGGAACGCCCGCGGACTACGAGGAGATGATCCGCGGCACCAAGCGCCGGATCACGGACGGGATCCTGCACTCGGAGATGCTGCGGCTCGCCCGGCTGGTCCCGGCGTCCGCCGGGCTCGACGCGGAGACCGCCGTCGATGCGCTTTCCGAGATCACCGCGGCCTTCCCGGTGTACCGCAGCTACCTGCCCGAGGGCGAGGATGTGCTGCGCGAGGCATGTGAGCTCGCCGCCCGGCGGCGGCCGGAGCTGGAACCGGCCGTGCAGGCGCTGCTGCCGCTGCTGCTGCGCGCCGGCCCCGGCGCCGATGAGGAACTGGGCCGGCGCTTCCAGCAGACCTCCGGGATGGTGATGGCCAAGGGCGTGGAAGACACCGCGTTCTTCCGCTACACCCGGCTGGGCACCCTCACCGAGGTAGGCGCGGACCCCACCGAATTCGCGGTGTCCACCGACGAGTTCCACGCCCGGATGGCCCGGCGCCACGCTGCGCTGCCACTGTCCATGACCACGCTCAGCACCCACGACACCAAACGCAGCGAGGACACCCGCGCCCGGATCTCGGTCCTCGCGGAACTAGCCCCGGAGTGGACCGCATCGCTGCACCGGCTGCAGGACCTCGCGCCCCTGCCGGACGGGCCGCTGGCCAACCTGCTGTGGCAGGCCGTCGCCGGGGTCTGGCCCGCGGACCGGGACCGGCTCCAGTCCTACGCCCAGAAGGCGGCCCGCGAGGCCGGCAACTCGACAAACTGGCTCGATCCCAATGCGGATTTCGAGACGAAGCTGGCGGCGGCGGTCGATGCGGCCTTCGACAACGCCGAGGTCCGCGCCGAACTCGATGCCCTGGTGGCTCTGCTGGAGCCGTACGGTGCCGCCAACGCGCTCTCCGCCAAGCTCGTCCAGCTCACCATGCCCGGCGTGCCGGACGTGTACCAGGGCACCGAGTTCTGGGACCGATCGCTGACCGACCCGGACAACCGCAGGCCCTTCGACTTCGGCGCCCGGCGCGCCGCCCTGGCCGCCCTCGACGCCGGCGAGCTGCCGGCGTCGTACCGGGAGGACGCGGCAAAACTGCTGGTCACCTCCCGGGCACTGCGGCTGCGGCGGGACCGGCCGGAGCTGTTCACCGGCTACACGGCCGTGCCGGCCACCGGCGCCGCGGCCGGGCACCTGATTGCCTTTGACCGGGGGTCCGGCGCGCCCGGGGCCATCACCCTGGCGACCAGGCTGCCCCGCGGCCTGGAACAGCGGGGAGGCTGGCAGGACACCGCCATTGAACTCGCCGCCGCGATGACGGACCAGCTCAGCGGCAGGTCCTTCGGCCCGGGAACCGTGCCCGTGGGGGAGATCCTGCGCGACTACCCGGTGGCGCTGCTGGTGCCGGCCGCCTGA
- the glgX gene encoding glycogen debranching protein GlgX — MEVWPGTAYPLGATFDGTGTNFALFSEQAERVELCLLADDLTETRIELTEVDGYVWHCYLPQIQPGQKYGYRVHGPYEPENGNRFNANKLLLDPYAKAVQGQIDWHPALFTYEFGDPDSRNDADSAPHTMHGVVINPFFEWDGDRQLRIPYHQSVIYEAHVKGLTELHPDIPEEQRGTYAGVAHPAVIEHLKKLGVTAIELMPVHQFVNDGTLEEKGLNNYWGYNTIGFFAPQNTYSSTGDVGHQVQEFKAMVRELHRAGIEVILDVVYNHTAEGNHLGPTLSFKGIDNQAYYRLVDGDLKHYMDYTGTGNSLNVRHPHSLQLLMDSLRYWVTEMHVDGFRFDLASTLAREFYDVDKLSTFFELIQQDPIVSQVKLIAEPWDVGPGGYQVGNFPPQWTEWNGKYRDTVRDFWRGEPSTLGEFASRLTGSADLYESSARRPVASINFVTAHDGFTMRDLVSYNEKHNEANGEGNNDGESHNRSWNCGEEGDTDNDTVLTLRARQQRNFIATLLLSQGVPMLLHGDELGRTQQGNNNTYCQDSELSWVHWEAMDQPLVEFTAFVNKIRHDHPTFRRSRFFDGRPVVRGEGEKLPDIVWLKTDGTGMLPEDWDSGFGRTIGVFLNGHGIQEQDSRGRRITDDSFLLAFNAHDDDVDFALPTEEYSPFWDVLVDTADQADKDEPLKAGSVLKLAAKSMVVLQAHSGPEVEVDYSAAASLASMAEHEDAHEEMVEAQEEAAEAVSKAAAK, encoded by the coding sequence ATGGAAGTCTGGCCCGGAACGGCTTACCCGCTGGGAGCCACCTTTGATGGCACCGGCACCAATTTCGCCCTGTTCAGCGAACAGGCGGAGCGGGTCGAACTCTGCCTCCTGGCTGATGACCTGACCGAGACCCGGATCGAGCTGACCGAGGTGGACGGCTACGTTTGGCACTGCTACCTGCCGCAGATCCAGCCCGGCCAGAAGTACGGCTACCGGGTCCACGGCCCGTACGAACCCGAAAACGGCAACCGCTTCAACGCAAACAAGCTGCTGCTGGACCCCTACGCCAAGGCCGTCCAAGGCCAGATCGACTGGCACCCGGCGCTCTTCACCTACGAATTCGGCGACCCCGACTCCCGCAACGACGCTGACTCGGCGCCGCACACCATGCACGGCGTGGTCATCAACCCGTTCTTCGAGTGGGACGGCGACCGCCAGCTGCGGATCCCGTACCACCAGTCGGTCATCTACGAGGCGCACGTCAAGGGCCTGACCGAGCTGCACCCGGATATTCCGGAGGAACAGCGCGGCACCTATGCCGGTGTCGCCCACCCGGCGGTCATCGAACACCTGAAGAAGCTCGGCGTCACGGCGATCGAACTGATGCCCGTCCACCAGTTCGTCAACGACGGGACGCTGGAGGAGAAGGGCCTGAACAACTACTGGGGCTACAACACCATCGGCTTCTTCGCCCCGCAGAACACGTACAGCTCCACCGGCGACGTCGGTCACCAGGTCCAGGAATTCAAGGCCATGGTCCGCGAGCTGCACCGCGCCGGCATCGAGGTCATCCTCGACGTCGTCTACAACCACACGGCGGAAGGCAACCACCTCGGCCCCACGCTGTCCTTCAAGGGCATCGACAACCAGGCCTACTACCGCCTGGTCGACGGCGACCTGAAGCACTACATGGACTACACCGGCACGGGCAACTCGCTCAACGTGCGCCACCCACACTCCCTGCAGCTGCTGATGGATTCCCTGCGCTACTGGGTGACGGAGATGCACGTGGACGGCTTCCGCTTCGACCTCGCCTCCACGCTGGCCCGCGAGTTCTACGACGTCGACAAGCTCTCCACCTTCTTCGAACTGATCCAGCAGGACCCGATCGTGTCCCAGGTGAAGCTGATCGCCGAGCCGTGGGACGTCGGCCCCGGCGGCTACCAGGTAGGCAACTTCCCGCCGCAGTGGACCGAGTGGAACGGCAAGTACCGCGACACGGTCCGGGACTTCTGGCGCGGCGAACCCTCCACCCTGGGTGAATTCGCCTCCCGCCTTACCGGCTCCGCGGACCTCTACGAAAGCTCCGCGCGGCGCCCGGTGGCCTCGATCAACTTCGTCACCGCCCACGACGGCTTCACCATGCGGGACCTGGTGTCCTACAACGAGAAGCACAACGAAGCCAACGGCGAAGGCAACAACGACGGCGAATCGCACAACCGCTCGTGGAACTGCGGGGAGGAAGGCGACACCGACAACGACACCGTGCTGACCCTTCGCGCGCGCCAGCAGCGGAACTTCATCGCCACGCTGCTGCTCTCGCAGGGCGTGCCGATGCTGTTGCACGGCGACGAGCTGGGCCGCACCCAGCAGGGCAACAACAACACGTACTGCCAGGACTCCGAACTGAGCTGGGTGCACTGGGAGGCCATGGACCAGCCGCTCGTGGAGTTCACCGCCTTCGTCAACAAGATCCGCCACGACCACCCGACGTTCCGCCGCAGCCGCTTCTTCGACGGCCGGCCGGTTGTCCGCGGCGAGGGCGAGAAGCTGCCGGACATCGTCTGGCTCAAGACGGACGGCACCGGCATGCTGCCCGAGGACTGGGACAGCGGCTTCGGCCGGACCATCGGCGTGTTCCTGAACGGCCACGGCATCCAGGAGCAGGATTCGCGGGGCCGCCGGATCACCGATGACAGTTTCCTGCTGGCGTTCAACGCCCACGACGACGACGTGGACTTTGCGCTGCCGACCGAGGAATACTCGCCGTTCTGGGACGTGCTGGTGGACACCGCGGACCAGGCCGACAAGGACGAACCGCTGAAGGCAGGGTCGGTGCTCAAGCTGGCCGCCAAGTCCATGGTGGTGCTGCAGGCGCACTCCGGCCCCGAAGTGGAGGTGGACTACTCCGCCGCCGCGTCGCTGGCCTCGATGGCCGAGCACGAGGACGCCCACGAGGAGATGGTGGAGGCCCAGGAGGAGGCCGCCGAAGCAGTCTCGAAGGCTGCCGCCAAATGA